In the genome of Fulvivirga maritima, one region contains:
- a CDS encoding patatin-like phospholipase family protein, translating to MSKSVALVLSSGGARGVAHIGVIEALLEAGYEITSISGSSMGAVVGAVYAAGKLNEYKDWVCNFDKIDVFKLIDFTLSTQGFVRGDRVFNEMKKFIPDCNIEDLSIPFAAVATDIVNRREVVFTSGSVFGALRASAAIPSVMKPAVINDIELVDGGVLNPIPIDCVQRSNDDILVVSDVNAAIPAPVKNKQLDHKGRFSPLVEKWNSFFPKVTHKQRRLSYFDLIAKSGDLMQDRISEYILAQTKPEILVRISRETCGTFEFYRSNELIDCGKEEFLKSLEHALQGVESDAG from the coding sequence ATGAGTAAGTCTGTAGCTTTAGTTCTTTCCAGTGGGGGTGCACGTGGCGTAGCACATATTGGTGTTATTGAAGCCTTGCTGGAGGCAGGTTATGAAATCACATCTATTTCGGGCAGTAGTATGGGGGCCGTAGTGGGCGCTGTGTACGCTGCCGGAAAGCTAAATGAATATAAGGATTGGGTCTGTAATTTTGATAAGATCGATGTTTTTAAACTTATTGATTTTACGCTCAGCACACAGGGTTTTGTACGTGGCGATCGTGTGTTTAATGAAATGAAAAAATTTATTCCCGACTGTAATATCGAAGACTTAAGCATACCCTTTGCAGCCGTAGCTACTGATATAGTTAACAGAAGGGAAGTGGTGTTTACTTCAGGTAGCGTATTTGGTGCGTTGAGAGCTTCTGCTGCTATTCCTTCAGTAATGAAACCAGCCGTTATAAATGATATAGAGTTGGTAGATGGCGGTGTACTTAACCCTATTCCTATAGACTGTGTACAAAGAAGTAATGATGATATATTGGTGGTATCTGACGTAAATGCGGCTATACCCGCTCCAGTAAAAAATAAGCAATTAGATCATAAAGGCCGCTTTTCTCCCTTAGTAGAAAAGTGGAATAGTTTCTTCCCTAAAGTAACACATAAGCAAAGAAGACTCAGTTATTTTGATTTGATAGCCAAGTCAGGAGACTTAATGCAGGACAGAATTTCAGAATATATTCTTGCTCAGACAAAGCCGGAGATATTAGTTCGTATTTCGCGGGAGACGTGTGGTACATTTGAGTTTTATAGAAGTAATGAACTTATAGATTGTGGTAAAGAGGAATTTTTAAAATCATTAGAGCATGCACTACAAGGAGTTGAATCAGACGCTGGGTAA
- a CDS encoding TetR/AcrR family transcriptional regulator has product MKEKIKNAALGLFLKYGPKRTTIDDVIWELQISKKLFYENYENKEELISEIFTEVISEAKADFCKIQDENNDSLFLLMAWQYQFYHYLKQYSEPCIYELNKYYSHLRVQYISFRQNLVFKNMMKVAQSSQQQGIIAQHVNLRIFVELQLYLLEELLFGRFRENNRLNDREQDEYVNHIITSHCKGIISKNHFDKFENCRDKVEEKYEGNKYGLSR; this is encoded by the coding sequence ATGAAAGAGAAGATTAAAAATGCAGCTCTTGGGTTATTTCTGAAATATGGTCCTAAGAGAACCACCATTGATGATGTAATCTGGGAGCTGCAAATTTCAAAGAAGCTGTTCTATGAGAATTATGAAAATAAAGAAGAGCTAATATCTGAGATCTTTACAGAGGTAATATCTGAAGCAAAAGCAGATTTCTGTAAGATTCAAGATGAAAATAATGACTCTTTGTTTTTACTCATGGCATGGCAATACCAGTTTTATCATTATCTGAAACAGTATAGTGAGCCCTGTATTTATGAACTCAATAAATATTATTCTCACCTGAGGGTTCAATACATCTCTTTCAGACAGAATTTGGTATTCAAGAATATGATGAAAGTGGCACAATCTTCTCAACAGCAAGGAATAATAGCTCAACACGTAAACCTTAGAATTTTTGTAGAACTACAATTATATCTCTTGGAAGAACTATTATTTGGAAGATTCAGGGAGAATAATAGACTCAATGACCGGGAACAGGATGAATATGTTAATCACATCATTACCAGTCATTGTAAAGGAATAATTAGTAAAAACCATTTCGACAAATTCGAAAATTGTAGAGATAAAGTAGAAGAAAAATATGAAGGTAATAAATACGGACTATCTAGATGA
- a CDS encoding efflux RND transporter permease subunit yields MIANTFINRPITAIVSSIVIVLVGILAIMNLPVGQYPDITPPVVQVSGTYTGADAQTVEQTVVTPIETQVNGVPGMKYMSSTSSNDGSFSINVTFELGTNVDIAALDVQNRLSIATPMLPSEVQRTGITVRKRNPTILMVETLYSPNGTHDAEFLDNYSNIYIKDAISRVDGVGDVYAVGSDFGMRIWLKPDKLAQLNLSTSDITAAIQEQNVQVAAGAVGAAPQSNQQTFELTVFVNGRLKTPEQFGDIIIKTNPEDGSLVYMRDVARIELGSFSYGGNRYVDGKRAGFLLIYQSPGSNALSTAEGIYEKMEELKETFPADIDYKIPFESVSVVDISIEEVLHTLVEALILVTIVVFLFLQNWRATVIPMLAVPVSIIGTFLFFIPLGFTINTLTLFGFVLAIGIVVDDAIVVVEAVQHYMDELKIDAKEATKRAMADISAPVVAIALVLAAVFVPVGFIPGITGQMYQQFAITIAISVLLSAFIALSLTPALCSLFLRPTEVTEDSKGLNKLFYKFNVWFNRVTEKYGSGVHKSIKGSKLVIILLVCVFVGTYALFMKKPTGFIPQEDEGRLYISFNLPEGASITRTENVLDQVMTALDSTHTVADYAAISGLNAVSFARKSNSGTLFVSLAPWEERTADDEQIDAIVADLNAKFSAITEAQVLVIKPPAVPGLGSTGGFSFIMEQQGSNDNVSQFAGNAMKFMMAANQRPEIGMAYTFFNANTPGINMDVDKKKAKKMGVSLTEIYGTLQTYLGSRYVNDFTLYNRNFRVVAQADSSYRGEQEDLDKYYVRNQRGEMLPLSTFINRKPVESAAVINHYNLYRSAEFNGNPAPGYSSGEAIQALREVAAETLPTGYNYEFSGLSLEEIQSGDSTTYIFGLSIVFVFLFLAALYESWSVPFSVLLSVPVGALGAILALTLLPYLTNNIYAQIGLITLIGLAAKNAILIVEFAKERVEAGMEIVEATLEAVKLRLRPIVMTSLAFILGVLPLAFSSGAGAVSRNTIGWTVAGGMLAATILGIFVVPVLYVVITKLAYGKKGLAKLQEGHNPDDFHKNHLH; encoded by the coding sequence ATGATAGCGAATACATTTATAAACAGGCCTATTACGGCCATTGTATCCTCCATAGTAATTGTGCTCGTCGGTATTTTGGCCATTATGAATTTACCAGTTGGTCAATATCCGGATATCACACCTCCCGTGGTACAGGTTTCAGGTACCTATACAGGAGCTGATGCACAAACAGTGGAACAAACGGTAGTTACACCTATTGAAACGCAAGTGAATGGTGTACCTGGTATGAAATATATGAGTTCTACCAGTTCTAATGATGGTTCATTTTCCATTAACGTTACTTTTGAACTGGGAACTAACGTAGATATTGCTGCACTTGACGTGCAAAACAGGTTAAGTATAGCTACGCCTATGCTTCCTTCTGAGGTACAGCGTACTGGTATTACGGTGAGGAAAAGGAACCCTACCATTTTGATGGTGGAAACTTTATATTCTCCTAATGGTACTCACGATGCTGAGTTTCTTGATAACTACAGTAACATTTACATTAAAGATGCGATCTCAAGGGTAGATGGTGTAGGTGATGTGTATGCTGTAGGGTCAGATTTTGGTATGCGTATTTGGTTAAAGCCAGATAAATTAGCTCAGCTTAATTTAAGTACTTCAGACATTACAGCAGCTATTCAGGAACAAAACGTTCAGGTAGCAGCTGGTGCAGTTGGTGCGGCTCCACAATCAAATCAACAAACTTTTGAGTTAACAGTATTTGTTAATGGCCGTTTAAAAACGCCTGAGCAGTTTGGTGATATTATCATTAAAACTAATCCGGAAGATGGTTCTTTAGTTTACATGAGAGATGTTGCCCGAATTGAATTGGGATCATTCTCTTACGGAGGTAACAGATATGTAGATGGAAAAAGAGCAGGTTTCTTGCTTATTTACCAGTCACCAGGAAGTAACGCACTAAGCACAGCAGAAGGAATATATGAAAAAATGGAAGAACTGAAAGAAACCTTCCCTGCTGATATAGACTATAAAATTCCTTTTGAATCGGTATCAGTTGTTGATATTTCTATTGAAGAGGTACTTCATACACTTGTAGAAGCTCTGATTTTGGTAACTATTGTGGTATTCTTGTTCTTACAGAACTGGAGAGCTACTGTAATACCTATGCTAGCGGTACCGGTATCCATTATTGGTACATTCTTATTCTTCATTCCTTTAGGTTTTACCATTAATACGTTAACCCTATTTGGTTTCGTGTTGGCCATTGGTATTGTGGTGGATGATGCCATTGTGGTGGTAGAGGCCGTGCAGCACTATATGGATGAATTGAAAATAGATGCTAAAGAGGCTACTAAGCGAGCTATGGCAGATATCTCAGCTCCGGTAGTGGCTATTGCCTTGGTATTGGCTGCGGTATTCGTGCCAGTAGGATTTATACCTGGTATCACCGGTCAGATGTACCAACAGTTTGCGATAACAATTGCTATTTCAGTATTGCTTTCAGCATTTATAGCACTATCACTTACACCAGCATTATGTTCTTTATTCCTAAGACCTACCGAGGTAACAGAAGACTCTAAAGGACTGAACAAATTATTCTATAAATTCAATGTTTGGTTTAACAGAGTTACTGAAAAATATGGATCAGGAGTACACAAAAGTATAAAAGGCTCTAAGCTGGTAATTATTTTACTAGTGTGTGTTTTTGTAGGTACTTATGCTCTATTCATGAAAAAGCCTACAGGTTTTATTCCTCAGGAAGATGAAGGACGTTTGTATATTTCGTTTAACTTACCTGAAGGTGCTTCTATTACCAGAACTGAAAATGTACTTGATCAGGTAATGACTGCCCTGGATTCTACTCATACAGTGGCTGACTATGCTGCTATTAGTGGACTGAACGCAGTTAGTTTCGCCAGAAAGTCAAACAGTGGTACACTATTCGTTTCATTGGCTCCATGGGAGGAAAGAACTGCTGACGATGAGCAGATTGATGCTATTGTGGCAGACTTAAATGCTAAGTTTAGTGCCATTACAGAAGCGCAAGTACTGGTTATTAAGCCACCAGCCGTACCGGGTCTTGGTAGCACCGGTGGTTTCAGTTTCATTATGGAACAGCAAGGAAGTAATGATAACGTAAGTCAGTTTGCCGGAAATGCCATGAAATTTATGATGGCGGCTAACCAAAGACCAGAAATAGGAATGGCGTATACTTTCTTCAACGCAAACACTCCAGGTATTAATATGGATGTAGATAAGAAGAAAGCCAAGAAAATGGGTGTAAGTCTTACAGAGATATACGGTACTCTACAAACCTATTTAGGAAGTAGATATGTAAATGACTTTACTCTTTATAATAGAAACTTTAGAGTGGTAGCTCAGGCGGATAGTTCATATAGAGGAGAACAAGAAGATTTAGACAAATATTATGTTCGAAATCAGAGAGGTGAAATGTTGCCTTTATCTACTTTCATTAACAGGAAGCCTGTAGAATCAGCGGCGGTTATTAACCATTATAACCTTTATAGATCAGCTGAGTTTAACGGTAACCCTGCGCCAGGTTATAGTAGTGGTGAGGCCATTCAGGCTTTGAGAGAAGTAGCAGCAGAAACTTTACCTACTGGGTACAATTATGAATTTAGTGGGTTGAGTTTAGAGGAGATACAATCAGGAGATAGTACTACTTATATATTCGGACTATCAATTGTATTCGTATTCTTATTCCTGGCAGCACTTTATGAAAGCTGGTCAGTTCCTTTCTCTGTACTGTTATCAGTGCCAGTAGGTGCACTAGGTGCGATTCTCGCTCTTACCTTGCTACCTTATCTGACTAATAACATATATGCACAAATTGGTTTGATTACACTAATTGGTTTGGCTGCTAAAAACGCCATTCTTATTGTGGAATTTGCCAAAGAACGTGTAGAAGCAGGTATGGAAATAGTAGAAGCAACGCTTGAAGCGGTTAAGTTAAGACTTAGACCTATTGTGATGACTTCATTAGCCTTCATCTTGGGTGTGTTACCGTTAGCCTTTTCTAGTGGAGCAGGTGCTGTATCTCGTAACACCATTGGTTGGACAGTGGCCGGAGGTATGTTAGCAGCTACCATATTAGGTATTTTTGTGGTGCCAGTATTGTACGTGGTAATCACTAAGTTGGCTTATGGTAAGAAAGGTTTGGCCAAACTACAAGAAGGTCATAATCCTGATGATTTCCATAAAAATCACCTCCACTAA
- the acpP gene encoding acyl carrier protein, giving the protein MKVINTDYLDEVKNILTEVGIEPTSITPDSNLARDLGLDSLDLTDLMMRLEVKFGIQVNDLDAQQLATVEDVVNYLEQNLS; this is encoded by the coding sequence ATGAAGGTAATAAATACGGACTATCTAGATGAAGTTAAAAATATTTTAACTGAAGTAGGCATAGAACCTACTTCCATTACACCTGATTCAAACTTGGCAAGAGATTTGGGGTTAGACTCACTAGACCTTACAGACTTAATGATGAGGCTTGAGGTGAAATTCGGTATTCAGGTTAATGACCTTGATGCCCAACAATTAGCTACTGTAGAAGATGTGGTTAATTATTTAGAGCAGAATTTAAGCTAA
- a CDS encoding M14 family metallopeptidase, with the protein MKKLLLACLLMANIIASGQSVQSPDEFLGYTLGDQFTRHHQVIDYYEYLAESLPNVTLQTYGETYEHRPLKIAIISSQENINKLEEIRKSNLNRLTASEGQKNDLAIVWLSYNIHGNEASSTEASMKTIYALLSEEKAKTWLKNTVVIIDPCVNPDGRDRYVNFYNQYANKNFNPLGDAIEHHEPWPGGRPNHYLFDLNRDWAWQTQIESQQRSKIYHQWMPHVHVDYHEQFINNPYYFAPAAEPFHEIITPWQREFQTMIGKNHAKYFDEQGWLYFTRELFDLLYPSYGDTYPTYNGAIGMTYEQAGHGYAGLGIITEYGDTLTLKDRIDHHFTTGLSTVEISSKNATKLVSEFENYFKNNRTNPSSKYKSYVIHSDNVDKIRALTQFLDKNHIEYGTATKNASYKGYSYVSNAESSFSLSDKDLVISAYQPQSRLLTALFEPNTKLSDTLTYDITAWSIPFAYGVDAYALTEKLSISNGYTFEEAKASNSEKRAYAYVLPYQSVEDVKFLSAAIQKKINVRVSHKPLKIQGHSFDPGALVITRRNNEKLGSEFDQTIKSLADQYGRQLISLTTGFSENGVDLGSGEIARLEAPKIAVITGDHIYSLNFGEIWHFFEQQIHYPITNIGSEYISYTNFSDYDVIIMPSGGYSFLNDKTMEELKGWVKSGGKLIAIGGALSTFRDKNGFGLKRFNSDQEKKAQETEPTMEEKLNPYNLKERERLSDEIFGAIYKVNMDKTNPLAYGYGATYYSLKTSSSKYAYLEEGSNVGVLKGASTPISGFAGYKAAKKLENSLVFGVQSMGRGNVVYLVDDPLFRSFWENGKLLFSNAVFLVD; encoded by the coding sequence ATGAAAAAACTTTTATTGGCTTGCCTGCTCATGGCAAATATCATCGCTAGTGGCCAGAGCGTTCAGTCGCCTGATGAATTCCTGGGTTATACCTTGGGAGATCAATTTACCAGACACCATCAGGTAATAGACTATTATGAATATCTGGCAGAATCTCTACCTAATGTTACACTTCAAACCTATGGGGAAACCTATGAGCACAGGCCGCTAAAAATTGCTATTATCTCCTCTCAGGAAAATATAAATAAGCTAGAAGAAATACGTAAAAGCAATCTGAACCGACTTACTGCCAGCGAAGGTCAGAAAAATGATTTGGCCATAGTATGGCTGAGTTATAATATTCATGGCAACGAGGCATCATCTACAGAGGCCTCTATGAAAACTATTTACGCGCTACTATCTGAAGAAAAAGCAAAAACCTGGCTAAAAAACACAGTGGTGATCATAGATCCTTGTGTTAATCCTGATGGCAGAGACCGTTATGTGAATTTCTATAATCAATACGCTAATAAGAATTTTAACCCTTTGGGTGATGCCATAGAGCACCATGAACCGTGGCCTGGTGGCAGACCAAATCATTATCTGTTTGATCTGAACCGAGACTGGGCATGGCAAACGCAAATAGAATCTCAGCAGAGATCTAAAATCTACCACCAATGGATGCCCCACGTACATGTAGACTACCATGAGCAGTTTATTAACAATCCCTATTATTTTGCTCCTGCGGCTGAGCCTTTTCATGAAATCATTACGCCATGGCAGCGTGAATTTCAAACTATGATAGGAAAGAACCACGCTAAATATTTCGATGAGCAAGGCTGGTTATACTTTACCCGTGAGCTCTTCGATCTGCTTTACCCCAGCTACGGAGACACCTACCCTACTTATAACGGAGCCATTGGCATGACCTACGAGCAGGCTGGCCACGGCTATGCCGGCTTAGGAATTATTACCGAATATGGTGATACGCTTACTTTGAAAGATCGTATTGACCATCATTTCACCACGGGTTTGTCTACTGTAGAAATCAGCTCAAAAAATGCCACTAAGCTGGTGAGTGAATTTGAAAATTACTTTAAAAACAACAGAACCAATCCTTCTTCAAAATACAAAAGCTATGTTATCCACTCAGACAATGTGGATAAGATAAGAGCGTTAACGCAATTTTTAGATAAGAATCATATAGAATATGGCACTGCTACTAAAAATGCTAGCTATAAAGGCTACAGCTATGTGTCTAATGCCGAAAGCAGTTTTAGCCTCTCAGATAAAGATTTAGTGATTAGTGCCTATCAACCACAATCACGGCTATTAACCGCACTTTTTGAACCCAACACCAAACTTTCTGATACATTAACTTATGATATTACGGCTTGGTCTATCCCTTTTGCCTATGGTGTAGATGCATATGCGCTTACTGAAAAACTATCCATAAGCAATGGGTATACTTTTGAAGAAGCTAAAGCAAGCAATTCTGAAAAGCGAGCATACGCTTATGTGTTACCCTACCAAAGCGTAGAAGATGTGAAATTTCTGAGCGCGGCGATACAGAAGAAAATTAATGTTAGGGTTAGTCACAAACCATTAAAAATTCAAGGCCACAGTTTTGATCCCGGAGCATTAGTTATTACCAGAAGAAATAATGAGAAACTAGGCAGCGAATTTGACCAAACCATAAAATCTCTGGCGGATCAGTATGGAAGGCAATTAATAAGTCTTACCACAGGCTTCTCTGAAAATGGAGTAGACCTGGGCTCTGGAGAAATTGCCAGATTAGAGGCTCCTAAAATCGCAGTGATTACAGGAGATCATATCTATTCATTAAATTTTGGTGAAATATGGCATTTCTTTGAGCAGCAAATCCATTACCCCATTACCAATATTGGCTCTGAGTATATCTCTTACACTAATTTTTCAGACTATGATGTTATCATTATGCCCTCTGGCGGCTATAGCTTTTTAAATGATAAAACTATGGAAGAACTGAAAGGCTGGGTAAAGTCTGGAGGTAAGCTTATTGCCATTGGGGGAGCGCTTAGCACATTCAGGGATAAAAATGGCTTCGGACTTAAACGGTTTAATTCTGATCAGGAGAAAAAAGCTCAGGAAACAGAACCTACTATGGAAGAAAAGCTGAATCCTTATAATTTAAAAGAGCGAGAACGCCTTAGCGATGAGATTTTTGGCGCCATCTATAAAGTAAATATGGATAAGACCAACCCACTAGCCTATGGGTATGGAGCAACTTATTATAGTCTAAAAACCAGCAGTTCCAAATATGCTTACCTGGAAGAAGGCAGCAATGTGGGAGTGCTGAAAGGAGCCTCAACGCCAATAAGTGGTTTCGCTGGCTATAAAGCAGCCAAAAAACTAGAAAACAGCCTGGTTTTTGGCGTGCAAAGTATGGGTAGAGGTAATGTTGTTTATCTGGTAGATGATCCGTTATTCCGCTCTTTTTGGGAAAATGGTAAACTACTTTTCTCTAACGCTGTTTTTTTAGTGGATTAA
- a CDS encoding efflux RND transporter periplasmic adaptor subunit, whose protein sequence is MKSTYIKNINRQIEKIKMNKFFNLIAAASILAISCGKPEQQGQQQRAVPVKTVKTTKSPTVFFDKYPATVVALQKVDINSEVSGYLRDISFSEGSIVKKGQKLYTIDQSKYLSARNQAKANFMSAQATMQQAQKDADRYEALGEQDAIAKQQVDRSLTDLENAKQQVAAAKAALETAQTNLNYSTIEAPFTGMIGISQVRLGAFVSAGQTLLNTISSYDPMGVDFEINETEIRRYLDLEKSETILKDSIIFLTLPDNSKYKYPGKVYIIDRGVNSQTGTTTIRISFANPDQVLRDGMSAVVHVKNQSSGNNIIIPHKAVVEQMGEYFVYTVEEGKAKQIKIQTGKTIGSDIVINDGLKEGQEIIVEGIQSLRQGMPVQTGNAQQAGKAPSQKPAKETAK, encoded by the coding sequence GTGAAATCAACATATATTAAAAACATTAACAGACAAATAGAAAAGATCAAAATGAATAAATTCTTTAACCTTATAGCGGCAGCAAGCATTTTGGCTATCTCTTGTGGAAAACCAGAGCAGCAAGGTCAACAACAGAGAGCTGTTCCTGTAAAAACAGTGAAGACAACTAAGAGCCCTACCGTATTTTTTGATAAATACCCAGCAACAGTAGTAGCTCTTCAGAAAGTAGATATTAATAGTGAAGTAAGCGGATACCTAAGAGATATTTCTTTTAGCGAAGGGTCAATTGTTAAAAAAGGCCAAAAACTATATACTATAGATCAAAGCAAGTATTTATCAGCAAGAAATCAGGCTAAAGCCAATTTTATGAGTGCACAGGCTACTATGCAGCAGGCTCAAAAAGACGCTGATAGATATGAAGCACTGGGAGAGCAAGATGCGATAGCTAAGCAGCAGGTGGACAGGTCACTTACTGATCTTGAAAATGCAAAACAGCAGGTAGCAGCAGCTAAAGCCGCTTTAGAAACCGCTCAAACTAATCTTAATTATTCTACTATAGAAGCGCCTTTTACAGGTATGATTGGTATTTCTCAAGTACGTTTAGGCGCCTTTGTATCTGCAGGACAAACATTATTAAATACCATATCATCTTATGATCCTATGGGTGTTGATTTTGAGATTAATGAAACTGAGATTAGAAGATACTTAGATCTTGAAAAGTCGGAGACAATACTAAAAGATTCTATTATTTTTCTTACCCTGCCAGATAACTCTAAATATAAGTATCCTGGTAAAGTATATATAATTGATCGAGGAGTTAACTCTCAAACAGGTACCACTACTATAAGAATATCTTTTGCTAATCCTGATCAAGTGCTGAGAGATGGAATGAGTGCTGTGGTTCACGTTAAAAATCAGAGCTCAGGAAATAATATTATAATACCTCATAAAGCAGTAGTAGAGCAGATGGGAGAGTACTTTGTGTATACTGTAGAAGAAGGGAAAGCGAAGCAAATAAAGATTCAAACAGGAAAAACTATTGGTAGCGATATAGTAATCAATGACGGACTAAAAGAGGGTCAGGAAATTATTGTAGAAGGAATTCAAAGTTTGAGACAAGGTATGCCTGTACAAACCGGTAATGCTCAGCAAGCTGGAAAAGCACCTTCTCAAAAACCAGCAAAAGAGACTGCTAAGTAA
- a CDS encoding TolC family protein has product MRIIYCLAAFMILFHTARGQSDDIASGQSITLKQCIDYAMEHQPALRQSLVDQEIAQKDIGISLSEWMPQISLNANVQKNIEIQTSVINGEAIPLGTNYNSTLGASVNQVIFSNSVLLAGKTASDYRLQAEQNTTDTKINLVVNVSKAYYMVLTSQQQIGVYDQTIERLEKNLKDATSQYNAGVADKIDYKRAQISLNNAIAERKGALESYKVQKAMLKQLMGYPLDSDISLADDVASMENEVTTDTLQSLNYTSRIEYQLLQTQMQLAEANVSYYKQGYIPTLSAFFNYNFMYLNNEFSELYNRDFPNSAVGLTLSLPIFEGTRKIRNIQKSKLQLQRLEIQEEGLQQQINSEYVQALGTYKSNLEQLQASKENYEIAEDVYNTVKLQYREGIKAYLEVIVAESDLRTSQLNYLNALLNVLSSKLDVEKAAGEINIY; this is encoded by the coding sequence ATGAGAATAATCTATTGCCTTGCTGCATTTATGATTTTATTTCATACTGCAAGGGGACAATCCGACGATATTGCGTCAGGTCAATCAATTACACTCAAACAGTGTATCGATTATGCCATGGAGCATCAGCCAGCTCTAAGGCAATCCTTAGTTGACCAGGAAATCGCACAAAAGGATATTGGTATCAGTCTTTCCGAATGGATGCCACAAATATCTTTAAACGCTAATGTACAGAAGAACATTGAAATTCAGACAAGTGTAATCAATGGCGAAGCTATACCTCTAGGGACTAATTATAACTCTACGCTAGGAGCTTCTGTAAACCAAGTGATTTTTAGTAATAGTGTTTTGCTGGCTGGTAAAACAGCTTCTGATTACAGGCTGCAGGCAGAGCAAAATACCACTGATACAAAAATTAATCTGGTAGTGAATGTTAGTAAAGCCTATTATATGGTTTTAACTTCTCAGCAGCAAATTGGAGTGTATGATCAAACCATTGAGCGATTAGAAAAGAACTTAAAAGATGCTACTAGTCAGTATAATGCTGGTGTAGCAGATAAGATAGATTACAAAAGAGCTCAAATTTCTTTGAACAATGCCATTGCCGAGCGAAAAGGAGCTTTAGAGAGCTACAAAGTTCAAAAGGCCATGTTGAAACAACTTATGGGTTATCCGTTGGATTCTGATATTTCTTTAGCTGATGATGTAGCTTCTATGGAAAATGAAGTAACAACAGATACACTACAGTCATTAAACTATACTTCAAGAATAGAGTATCAGTTATTACAAACCCAAATGCAGCTGGCTGAGGCTAATGTGAGCTATTATAAGCAAGGATACATACCTACTTTGTCGGCTTTCTTTAACTATAACTTCATGTATTTGAATAATGAGTTTTCTGAACTCTATAATAGAGACTTCCCTAATTCAGCTGTAGGGCTAACCCTTTCACTACCTATTTTTGAAGGTACAAGAAAGATTAGAAACATTCAGAAGTCTAAACTTCAGTTACAAAGGCTAGAAATTCAAGAAGAAGGCTTACAACAGCAGATTAACTCTGAGTATGTACAAGCATTAGGAACTTATAAGAGTAATCTTGAGCAACTACAAGCTTCTAAAGAGAATTATGAAATAGCTGAAGATGTGTATAACACAGTTAAGCTCCAGTATAGAGAGGGGATTAAAGCATATCTCGAAGTAATAGTGGCAGAATCTGACTTAAGAACGTCTCAGTTAAATTACTTAAATGCCTTGCTAAATGTGCTTTCCAGCAAGCTTGATGTAGAAAAAGCAGCTGGTGAAATCAACATATATTAA
- a CDS encoding acyl-CoA thioesterase, translated as MPYTHHIRVKEEHIDHMGHVNNVVYVQYVQDTAAAHWQNVANEEMIKGTLWVVIRHEIDYLAPAFVGDLLSSTTWVEEAEGLKLPRFVSIKNQDGKEIIKARTLWCALDSKSHRPKRISEEMYTWFK; from the coding sequence ATGCCATATACACATCACATAAGGGTAAAAGAAGAACATATTGATCACATGGGCCATGTTAATAACGTGGTCTATGTTCAGTATGTGCAAGATACCGCCGCAGCCCATTGGCAAAATGTAGCCAATGAAGAAATGATTAAAGGCACCTTATGGGTGGTGATCAGGCATGAGATAGATTATCTGGCACCGGCCTTTGTAGGAGATCTGCTTAGCTCCACTACCTGGGTAGAAGAAGCTGAAGGTTTAAAATTACCGCGTTTTGTATCTATCAAAAATCAGGATGGCAAAGAAATTATTAAGGCCAGAACATTATGGTGCGCGTTAGATTCTAAAAGCCACCGCCCTAAAAGAATAAGCGAAGAAATGTATACGTGGTTCAAATAA